A genome region from Platichthys flesus chromosome 12, fPlaFle2.1, whole genome shotgun sequence includes the following:
- the LOC133966548 gene encoding coiled-coil domain-containing protein 42-like, producing MFKPLMKARCQLDDAKDNLLKTRRKDQQRKETIRERRLMLKHLQKHIDELQKENHTTRELSSSYGLFLKEEEVQRTCDEAEREGEEALQKEEQLEKLKQETADVVVMKDNLDLQLQTYTVYGKVMEKIQKMTEFKDAELLADNFQSQLLMREHLYLRECEAEEQVDQQEIAVAALKNQSDLMHLQKRNRLIELKTKLKNLLAEVEVWETKWSDIQKASANKTLRLAQAKMVILDLYEKTGGKLKAGGVGVNDTDKQLDKIQLFILEQDEREWVESCLAKEEEISKVRSALAQAEKDAEQSQSEWKPNESRLLEEHLQVTSSLSAGLTRSKEALEAERSLWNQEKLELHESLRTATQAVDEKKKEISKIRSALAQDVKDAEQSQSEWKRDESRPLEEHLLWTKRKRQQ from the exons ATGTTCAAACCCCTGATGAAAGCAAGATGTCAGCTGGATGATGCAAAGGATAATCTACTGAAGACTAGACGGAAAGATCAGCAGCGGAAGGAAACGATACGTGAGCGCAGACTGATGTTGAAGCATTTGCAAAAGCACATAGATGAGCTGCAAAAGGAGAACCACACAACCAGGGAGTTGAGCTCGAGCTATGGTCTGTTtctgaaggaggaagaggtaCAGAGAACTTGTgatgaagcagagagggagggggaggaggctcTTCAGAAGGAGGAACAGTTGGAGAAGTTAAAGCAGGAGACGGCTGATGTGGTGGTAATGAAAGACAACCTGGACCTTCAGCTGCAGACGTACACCGTGTACGGGAAGGTCATGGAGAAGATACAGAAAATGACTGAGTTCAAGGATGCAGAGTTGCTAGCGGACAATTTCCAAAGTCAGCTCCTCATGAGGGAGCATCTCTATCTGAGGGAGTGTGAGGCCGAGGAGCAGGTTGACCAGCAGGAGATAGCCGTGGCAGCACTCAAGAATCAGAGCGACCTGATGCACCTGCAGAAGAGGAATCGACTGATCGAGCTCAAGACCAAGCTGAAGAACTTGCTCGCTGAGGTTGAAGTCTGGGAAACCAAGTGGAGCGACATTCAAAAGGCTTCTGCAAATAAAACCCTGAGATTGGCCCAGGCTAAGATGGTGATTCTCGACCTGTATGAAAAGACAGGCGGCAAATTAAAGGCAGGAGGTGTCGGTGTgaatgacacagacaaacagctggaCAAGATCCAGCTGTTCATCCTGGAACAAGATGAG AGGGAGTGGGTGGAGTCATGCCTTGCCAAAGAAGAAGAGATCTCCAAAGTCAGATCTGCACTGGCCCAGGCTGAAAAAGACGCAGAACAATCTCAAAGCGAGTGGAAGCCTAACGAGTCCCGACTTCTAGAAGAACACCTGCAGGTGacctccagcctctcagcaggaCTGACCAGGTCCAAGGAAGcgctggaggcagagaggagtcTGTGGAATCAGGAAAAGCTCGAGCTCCACGAGTCCCTCAGGACCGCCACACAGGCTGTGgacgaaaaaaaaaaggagatctCCAAGATCAGATCTGCACTGGCCCAGGATGTGAAAGACGCAGAACAATCACAAAGCGAGTGGAAGCGTGACGAGTCCCGACCTCTAGAAGAACACCTGCTGTGGACGAAGAGAAAGAGGCAGCAATAG